Proteins found in one Oncorhynchus tshawytscha isolate Ot180627B linkage group LG25, Otsh_v2.0, whole genome shotgun sequence genomic segment:
- the LOC112224415 gene encoding ribosomal L1 domain-containing protein 1 isoform X2 → MDAKVIPYKTLRTEYKPFEAKRRLLGNFDMFLSDDRIRRLLSSHIGKHFYERKKEPLSLNLQSKKLALDIQRTIQGTTTSISKKGCYCMACVAHSGMAADEIAENIDSAVSTIVTKLRVRKDR, encoded by the exons ATGGATGCCAAG GTGATCCCTTACAAGACACTGAGGACTGAGTACAAGCCCTTTGAAGCCAAACGACGGCTGCTGGGGAACTTTGACATGTTTCTTTCAGACGACCGCATTCGCCGCCTGCTGTCCTCGCACATCGGCAAGCACTTCTACGAGAGAAAGAA GGAGCCTTTGTCATTGAACCTGCAGAGCAAGAAGCTGGCCTTGGACATCCAGAGAACCATCCAGGGGACAACAACCTCCATTTCTAAGAAAGGCTGCTACTG CATGGCTTGTGTGGCCCACTCTGGGATGGCTGCAGATGAAATAGCAGAGAATATTGATTCAGCTGTCAGCACCATCGTGACAAAACTACGGGTTAG AAAGGACCGTTGA
- the LOC112224415 gene encoding ribosomal L1 domain-containing protein 1 isoform X1 → MEHHTFNKMVIPYKTLRTEYKPFEAKRRLLGNFDMFLSDDRIRRLLSSHIGKHFYERKKEPLSLNLQSKKLALDIQRTIQGTTTSISKKGCYCMACVAHSGMAADEIAENIDSAVSTIVTKLRVRKDR, encoded by the exons ATGGAACACCACACTTTCAATAAAATG GTGATCCCTTACAAGACACTGAGGACTGAGTACAAGCCCTTTGAAGCCAAACGACGGCTGCTGGGGAACTTTGACATGTTTCTTTCAGACGACCGCATTCGCCGCCTGCTGTCCTCGCACATCGGCAAGCACTTCTACGAGAGAAAGAA GGAGCCTTTGTCATTGAACCTGCAGAGCAAGAAGCTGGCCTTGGACATCCAGAGAACCATCCAGGGGACAACAACCTCCATTTCTAAGAAAGGCTGCTACTG CATGGCTTGTGTGGCCCACTCTGGGATGGCTGCAGATGAAATAGCAGAGAATATTGATTCAGCTGTCAGCACCATCGTGACAAAACTACGGGTTAG AAAGGACCGTTGA